The Medicago truncatula cultivar Jemalong A17 chromosome 4, MtrunA17r5.0-ANR, whole genome shotgun sequence genome includes a region encoding these proteins:
- the LOC11415137 gene encoding topless-related protein 2 → MTSLSRELVFLILQFLEEEKFKETVHKLEQESGFLFNMKYFEEKALAGEWDEIEKYLSGFIKVDDNRYSMKTFFEIRKQKYLEALDRNDKVKAVEILVKDLKVFSAFNEELFKEITHLLTLDNFRENEQLSKYGDTKSARNIMLSELKKLIEANPLFRDKLVFPSLKASRLRTLINQSLNWQHQLCKNPRPNPDIKSLFIDHTCSTSNGARAPTPVNLPVTAVAKPSSFVPLGVHPFQPAPTAANVNALAGWMMNPNPSSSIQPPALVASSMPGPPHQVPVLKHPRTPSNTLGMMDYQNADHEQLLKRLRSSIDEVTYPASSQQAAPSWSPEELPRTVVCTLYQGSTLTSMDFHPSLHSLLAVGCGNGDMSLWEAGLRERLISKPFKIKDIAACSVFFQAAIVKDASISVTRVSWSPEGNILGVAFTKHLIHIYAYQGSNDLRQTLEIDAHVGGVNDLAFSYPNKQLCIVTCGDDKLIKVWDLNGRKLFHFEGHEAPVYSVCPHQKENIQFIFSTSLDGKIKAWLYDNMGSRVDYDAPGQWCTTILYSADGSRLFSCGTSKEGDSFLVEWNESEGALKRTYSGFRKKSNGVVQFDTTKNRILAAGEDNQIKFWDMDNINVLTSTDAEGGLPSLPRLRFNKEGNLLAVTTADGGVKILADTDGMKYLRSIEARSYEASKAQVETKVPGSSMVANMNQHITKVERVDRSSPAPLPIHNGVDSMARSIEKQRSLDDVADKSKTCDLTEIADPGHCRVVTLPDTIDPTNKVVRLLYTNSGTGLLALGAKGIQKLWKWSRNDQNPSGKATTTVVPQHWQPPSGLLMTNDVPDGSEEPVPCIALSKNDSYVMSACGGKISLFNMMTFKVMATFMSPPPSSTFLVFHPQDNNIIAIGMEDATIHFYNVRVDEVKYKLKGHQKRITGLAFSTHLNILVSSSADAQLCFWRIDTWDKKKTLPIELPAGKAPVGDTRVYFHSDQVHLLVCHESQLALYDASKMELIRQWVPQDGSSTSISSATYSCNSQLVYAAFTDGSIGVFDSDSLRLRCRIASSAYLHQSSSISQNIYPFVVAAHPQEPNQFAVGMSDGSIKVIEPIEPNGRWGVSASVDNRTTSPSITNNSNSEQLQR, encoded by the exons ATGACATCTTTGAGTAGAGAATTGGTGTTTttgattcttcaatttcttGAAGAAGAGAAATTCAAAGAAACTGTTCACAA GTTGGAGCAAGAATCTGGTTTTCTGTTCAATATGAAGTATTTTGAAGAGAAAGCACTAGCTGGAGAATGGGATGAGATTGAGAAGTATCTTTCTGGGTTTATCAAAGTTGATGATAATAGATACTCAATGAAAACATTCTTTGAGATTAGGAAGCAGAAGTATCTAGAAGCTCTTGacag GAATGACAAAGTGAAGGCTGTTGAGATATTGGTGAAGGATTTAAAAGTTTTTTCAGCATTTAATGAAGAATTATTCAAAGAAATTACTCATCTTTTAACCCTTGACAACTTCAG GGAAAATGAACAGTTATCGAAGTATGGTGATACCAAATCGGCTAGAAACATAATGCTCTCAGAGCTTAAGAAACTGATAGAAGCGAATCCCCTCTTTCGAGATAAGCTTGTATTCCCTTCATTGAAGGCCTCACGGTTACGAACACTGATTAATCAAAG TTTGAATTGGCAACACCAGCTCTGCAAGAACCCAAGGCCAAATCCTGATATAAAAAGTCTATTCATCGACCACACATGCTCAACCTCAAATGGAGCTCGTGCACCTACTCCTGTCAATCTTCCTGTCACAGCTGTTGCAAAGCCTTCATCTTTTGTTCCGCTTGGAGTACAT CCATTTCAACCAGCCCCAACAGCTGCTAATGTTAATGCTTTAGCGGGATGGATGATGAACCCAAATCCTTCTTCATCAATTCAACCACCTGCGCTAGTTGCTTCGTCAATGCCTGGTCCCCCACATCAAG TCCCTGTTTTGAAGCATCCGAGAACACCTTCCAATACTCTTGGAATGATGGACTATCAAAATGCCGATCATGAGCAACTATTGAAACGTTTGCGGTCATCTATCGACGAG GTTACTTATCCAGCTTCATCCCAACAAGCCGCCCCTTCTTGGTCACCTGAAGAGCTTCCAAGAACCGTGGTTTGTACATTATATCAAGGATCAACATTGACAAGCATGGATTTTCACCCTTCCCTTCATTCTTTACTTGCTG TTGGTTGCGGAAATGGCGACATGTCGCTCTGGGAGGCAGGGCTGAGAGAGAGGCTGATATCaaaacctttcaaaataaaGGATATTGCTGCTTGTTCTGTGTTTTTTCAG GCTGCAATTGTGAAGGATGCATCTATATCCGTCACCCGTGTATCATGGAGTCCTGAAGGGAATATTCTTG GGGTTGCTTTCACAAAACATCTGATTCATATATATGCTTATCAAGGATCTAACGATCTAAGGCAGACTTTGGAG ATTGATGCTCATGTCGGTGGTGTCAATGACCTGGCATTTTCTTATCCGAACAAACAACTTTGCATTGTAACTTGTGGGGATGACAAGTTAATTAAG GTGTGGGATTTGAATGGACGAaagctttttcattttgaaggtCACGAAGCACCAGTTTATTCTGTTTGTCCCCACCAGAAGGAAAATATCCAG tttatattttctacatCTCTCGATGGGAAAATCAAAGCCTGGCTGTATGATAACATGGGCTCCAGGGTTGATTATGATGCTCCTGGACAATGGTGCACCACAATTCTATATAGTGCTGATGGAAGTAG ATTGTTTTCATGTGGGACAAGTAAGGAAGGGGACTCTTTCCTAGTGGAATGGAATGAAAGTGAAGGTGCACTAAAGAGAACATATTCTGGGTTTAGAAAAAAATCTAACGGTGTTGTGCAATTTGACACAACAAAGAACCGCATCTTGGCTGCTGGTGAAGATAACCAAATTAAGTTTTGGGATATGGACAATATCAATGTTTTGACAAGTACAGATGCTGAGGGTGGTCTTCCT AGTCTCCCTCGTCTAAGGTTCAACAAGGAAGGGAATCTGCTCGCTGTTACTACAGCTGATGGTGGCGTGAAAATCCTTGCTGATACTGATGGCATGAAGTATTTAAGATCCATTGAAGCTCGTTCTTACGAAGCATCTAAAGCACAAGTGGAGACAAAG GTTCCTGGGTCTTCTATGGTGGCAAATATGAATCAGCACATCACTAAAGTAGAACGTGTCGACAGAAGCTCTCCTGCACCACTGCCTATCCAT AATGGAGTTGATTCTATGGCCAGAAGCATAGAGAAGCAAAGAAGTTTGGACGACGTAGCTGATAAATCTAAAACTTGCGATCTGACAGAAATAGCTGACCCTGGCCATTGTCGTGTAGTTACTCTGCCAGATACTATTGACCCTACTAACAAG GTTGTTCGTCTTCTTTACACCAATTCTGGGACTGGCCTTCTGGCTCTTGGTGCTAAAGGGATTCAGAAGCTGTGGAAATGGAGCCGTAATGACCAGAACCCCAGTGGAAAG GCCACAACTACTGTTGTTCCCCAACATTGGCAACCACCTAGTGGTCTTCTCATGACTAATGACGTCCCAGACGGTTCTGAAGAACCAGTTCCTTGCATAGCACTCTCAAAAAATGATTCTTATGTCATGTCTGCCTGTGGAGGAAAAATTTCACTGTTCAACATGATGACTTTTAAG GTAATGGCAACTTTTATGTCACCTCCCCCGTCTTCAACCTTTCTCGTGTTTCATCCTCAAGACAATAATATCATTGCAATTGGAATGGAAGATGCAACCATTCATTTTTACAACGTTAGAGTTGATGAG GTCAAATATAAATTGAAGGGTCACCAGAAGCGTATTACTGGTTTAGCCTTTTCGACTCACCTAAACATCTTGGTTTCATCCTCGGCTGATGCTCAG CTTTGCTTTTGGCGCATTGATACATGGGATAAGAAGAAAACGCTGCCAATTGAATTGCCTGCTGGAAAAGCACCCGTTGGTGATACTAGAGTATATTTCCATTCTGATCAAGTGCACTTACTGGTGTGCCATGAATCACAGCTAGCATTGTACGATGCTTCCAAAATGGAATTGATTCGGCAG TGGGTCCCACAAGATGGATCATCTACTTCCATTTCCTCTGCAACATATTCCTGCAATAGCCAACTAGTTTATGCTGCCTTCACTGATGGAAGTATTGGAGTATTTGATTCTGACAGCCTGAGACTAAGATGTCGTATAGCTTCATCTGCATACCTACACCAGTCATCGTCAATTAG CCAAAATATATACCCCTTTGTTGTTGCAGCACACCCACAGGAGCCAAATCAATTTGCCGTTGGAATGTCAGATGGGTCTATTAAGGTCATAGAGCCCATAGAGCCAAATGGAAGATGGGGAGTTTCGGCATCTGTGGATAATAGGACAACCTCGCCGTCAATTACTAACAACTCAAATTCTGAGCAGCTCCAAAGATGA